Within the Vagococcus carniphilus genome, the region TGAATAAAAATGATTATATATTGATATGTATAGGAGAACTGAATAGCAATAAAAATCAAAATCATTTACTTGAGGTAACAAAATCATTAAAAAAAACAATTCCTGAAGTAAGGTTGTTATTGGTAGGAAAAGGTTCTGCTGAAATAGAATTAAAAAAAAGAATTAAAGAATTAAATATATATGATAATGTGAAAATACTTGGTTATAGAGAAGATATACCAGAGTTGATTGCTTTATCTGATATACTAGTATCTGCTTCTAAAAGAGAGGGATTACCTGTAAATATTATTGAAGGATTAGCAAGTTCAAAACCAATAGTAGCATCTAATTGTAGAGGAAATAAAGACTTGGTAATTAATGATTATAATGGTTATCTTTCTGAAATAAATAATGTAGATAAGATGGTTACTGATATACAAAATATTTATGAAAAACCTGAATTAAAAAAACAATTTGAAATTAATAGTCATAAGATGGCATTTAAATACGATAAAAATGTAGTTAAGGATATTATGAAGAAAATATATTAATAAGACTACCTTTCTATTTTTTTCATTAGAGTTTTTAATAGGTTGCAAAGGGAATGATATAAATGAAAAACTTAATAAAAAATTTTCTTAAAAGTAATAAAACCTTTTATAAATGCTATCATGTTGTATTTAGTTTAATATTAAAAATATTCGGTCTTTTTATTAAAGTTCGACCAAAACAAATATTATTTGTTGTATATGGTGGGAAAAGATACGATGATAGCCCACGTTTTGTTTATGAGTACATGAAAAAATCTGGTAATTATGATGATTATAAATATGTATGGGCTTTTGATAATGTGGAGGAAAACTTAGAAAATGTTTCTGAAGACGAAATAGTAAAAATAGACACAATTTCTTATTTTATAAAAGCTCTTCAATCCGGATATTGGATAACTAATTCAAGTTGTGCAAGAGGTTTAAAATTTAAACAAAAGAAAACAAAGAATATATTCTTTTCACATGGAACAGCTGGAATAAAAAAAATAGGTTTCGATTTAAGTCCAGAAAATACCTCATTTGGAGGTTTCGATGAAAAATTTGAAAAAATATTTATTCAAGGAACAGATAAAGAAATTTCAATATTAAAACATGCTTGGAATGTTGATGAATCTGTATTACATAATCTGGGATTACCAAGAAATGATGAATTATTTGAGGATAGAGATTCTGAAAAAATCGAAAGATTAAAAATGAAGTTAAATGTGCCATTAGATAAAAAGGTGATATTATATGCACCAACTTTTAGAGAGTATAAAAAAGATTCAAAATATGCTAATTATTTATCTATACCATTCGACTTTGCTCTGTGGGAAAAAGAATTATCTGAAGATTATGTTTTATTGGTAACAGCGCACTACGAGGTATCAGAACTTCTAAATATCCCTAAAGAGAGTAATTTTGTATTTAATGCTTTTAAATATCCTTATATTAATGATCTTATATTAATATCAGATATTTTAGTGTCAGATTATTCAAGCATAATACTCGATTATTTAATTACTGGTAATCCATATTTTTCATATGCTTATGACTTCAAAGAATATTCTGAAAATAGAGGTTTGTATGATGGTTATGAAGAAATTTTTTTAGATGGACCGTTTTTTGAAGAAAAAGAATTAATAAATATAATAAAAAATATGGATGAAAAAAAATACAATGTTTACGCAAAAAAACAAAAGAAAATATTTTTAGCGTCTGATAGCTCAGTTGTTGCAAGCGTGGTAAAAAATATTTTTGAGGAGGAATAAGAATGGAATCAAGATATCACGATATGTTCTTTTTTTCAATTGAGTACTTGTTTTTTTGTTTAATTTTATTGTTTGTAATGTTAATTATAAAAAGTGTTTTAAAAAAAAAGAATAGTGGTCTAATAACAGGATTTACAGTATTGGTAATAATTTCTGCTATAAGGGTAAATACAGGTTCAGATTATTTTAATTATTACTCAATGTATAATAATTCCATTAGATACTATAATTCAGTGTCAGATATTTTTAGAAGTGGGTTTCAACAAGGATATATGGTATTAAGTTATTTAGTAAAGCAAACTTTCGAAAATGAATTTTTTATTTTTTTTGTATGTGCTGTAATAATAAATTCTTTAATTTTTTATATAATCTCTAAATACTCACCATATCCATTACTAAGCGTTTCGCTCTATTTATTTATGGGATATTTTCTTATTTCTTTAAATATTTTAAAACAATCATTAGCAATGTCTGTGATGTTTTTAGCAGTAATCTTTTTTTTGAAAAAAAGATATTTATTATTTACTATATTATGTCTAATTTCTACTTATTTTCATATTACAGCTTTAGTTTTCGTTGCAATTCTCTTGATAGCGAAATTCACAAAAGTGAGATTATCACTAAATGTTCTTTATTTATCAGTTTTTTTCAGCTTTTTGGTGCTACCTTTTTCAAATGTTGTTTTTAAATTAGCTGCTAATATCTCGATATTTTCTAAATATCAAATGTATTTAGAAAGTCCATTGGATAGAGGAGATATGCGATTTATAGTGAATGTATTATTTTTTGTAATTATTCATACAATTATTTTACACATTATTATAAAAAATATACAGAACGGAAAAATTAAAATTAATAATTTTGAGTACATACTTCTTAAAGTTATGATTATTGGTTTAATGTTATCGATAGTTTCATTAAGATTGTATTATATTAACAGAATATCGTATTATTGTTTTCAGTTACTAATATTGCTTATTCCACTATTAGTGTCTAAATTATCAAAAATTGAAATAAGAACGTTAGTTAGAAAAAAAATAATTATGGGATTAATGGTGTATTCCTTAATATTTACAGTTTTATCCGGAGAAAATAATTATTATAATTATTCAACAATTTTTAATGATCTACCTGTTAGTGTAATGGATTTTGTTGGTAGAGGAGGAAGAAAGTAATTGAATGGATCAGATAGAGCACAAAAATCTATGAAAAACATTTCGTATGCTTTGATTGGTCAAATATCTGCGTTATTAATTAGTTTTATTTTACGTATGGTGTTTGTCAGAAGTTTAGGAAAAGATTATTTGGGAATAGATAGTTTGTTTGTAAGTATTGTATCAATGCTGTCATTAGCCGAGTTAGGTGTAGGATCTGCAATAAATTATAGTTTGTATAGACCAATATCGGAAAATAATGTAGAAAGAATAAAGTCTCTAATGTTTTTTTATAAGAATATTTATAAAAAAATTGGAATTGCTATTTTCGTTATTGGTATTTCTATTACACCTATCATTATTAAATCGGCAGAAGGTAATATTAATAACATAGGTATATATTTTATATTATTTGTTATTAACAGTGGTATTTCGTACTTTTATTCATACAAAAAAACTCTAGTTATCGCTGATCAGCATAGACATATAACAATAATTTATAGATACTCATTTTACTTTATTATGGTACTAATACAATTAATAATTTTATTGGTATGGAAAAATTATTTTTTATATTTGGTAATTATGTTGATTTTTACTTTTTTAGAAAACTTTTTTATGTCTAAAAAAGCAGATCAATTATATCCATATTTAAAAGAAAAAAAAATATCCCCTTTAGATAAAAATATAAAAAAAGAAATATTAAAAAATACGTATGCAATGAGTTTTCACAAGATAGGTGGTGTTGTTGTTAATTCAACAGACAACATCGTAATAACAAAATTTTTAGGATTATCAGTAGTAGGTATGTATTCAAATTATCTATTGATAACTAATTCACTTAATATGATTTTTGGACAAATATTTTCATCTATTATTGCTAGCATCGGAAATTTAGGAGTAGAAGAAAGTAAAGAAAGAGTAGAAACAACTTTTAATGCAGTATTTTTTTATTGTTTTTTTATAGTATCATTTTCAACAGTTATGTTATATATTTTATTAAATCCATTTATTAGAATATGGGTAGGCTCCAGTTATATTTTGAATAACACAATTGTCATCTTTATTTGTATAAATTTTTTTATAGTTCAGATAAGAAGAGGAGTTTTAACTTTTAGGGATGCTCTAGGCTTATATTGGTTTGATAGGTATAAACCAATAATAGAATCAGTATTGAATATTTTTCTTTCCGTATTTTTTGTTCAAATATTAGGTCTTTCTGGTGTTTTAATAGGTACTATTTTAAGTATGGTATTAACTAGTGTATGGATTGAACCGTATATATTATACAAACATGCTTTTAATAAGAAACCGTATCACTACTTTGTCAAATTAGCTTTTTATTCTAGTGTCACGTTTATATTTGCTGCGATAATAACGGTATTAAAAAATAAAATATTATTGTTAGAATTAAATAATAGTTTAATTGAGTTTATGATTATTTTATTAGTATCTGTTTTTACGTATATTATCTTATTTGTAGCTATTTTTTTTAGAAATGCTTATTTAAAAAAAATTTTAAAAAAAATGAAAGTTTTTAATGTGGGTGTTTAAAATGGAAAGAATTTTACATTGCTTACCAGGAAATTTAGATGTAGGTGGAATAGAAAATTTTATTATAAATATAAATCGATACATCGATAAAACAAATTATAAATTTGATTACATTGTTCATAAAAAAGATAAAAATTTTTATGAAGATGAAGTTAATAGTTTAGGTGGAAAAATTTATAGATTACCAAATAAGAGTAAAAATTTTATCGAATATAAAAAACAGTTTATCAAAATAGTAAAGAATTATAACATTATTCATATACATTCAGTGTATGCTTTTACTTTTTTTGAAGCTTACTGGGCAAAAAAAATGGGAGTAAAAGTAATTCTACACTCTCATAATTCTTCAGCATCTTTTAAAAGAAGAATGCTCCATTATATATTAAAAAACTCTCAAGACAGGTATATAGATTTAAGGTTGTCATGTAGTTCTGCAGCAACCAAATGGATGTTTAGAAAAAGAAGTCAGAATAAGACCGTATATATACGTAATGGCTTTGATATTCATAAGTACAGGTTTAACAAATTATCCAGAGACAAATTAAGACAGTACTATGATATTGGAGAAAAAGACATTGTTTTAGGTAATACTTCAAGATTTTCTGCACAAAAAAATCCATTATTCACTATCGATATTTTTAATAAATTATATTTAAATGATGATAGATACAGATTGGTTTTGGTTGGCGAAGGAGATTTAAAAAAAGAAATAGAAAATAAAATTAAAGAATTAAAGCTTATTGATGTGGTTAAAATAATCGATGGTGTTAAAAATGTTGAGGATTATTTAAGTATGTTTGACCTTTTTATTTTTCCATCTTTATACGAAGGTTTAGGTATTTCATTATTGGAGGCTCAAATTAATGGTTTAAATTGCTTAATTAGTCAGAATATTCCAGAGGAAGCGATAATTTTAAAGGAAAAAATATTTATATTGTCAAATGAACATATAGAAGAGTGGCAAAAATGTATTCTGAATATTAATTTTAATGAGTTAAGATTAGTTAGTTTAGAAGAATTTGAAGATTTTGATGTAAAAAATGTTGTTAACGAGATTGAAAAAAAATATTTTAAGTTAATGCTAACAAAATAATTTAAAATATGCTAATATCGAAAGTAGAAGGTGAAAATTAATTATGAAAATACTTATTACTGGTGGAGCTGGATTTATAGGCTCTAATTTAGCTGAAAAACTTTCTAGTCAAGCTGAAATATTTATAGTAGATGATTTGAGCATGGGAAAAAAAGAAAATTTAAGAAATGTGGATAATGTAGTATTTTATGAAGAAAGTGTTCTAAATAAAGATTTTATGAAAAGATTATTAAA harbors:
- a CDS encoding CDP-glycerol glycerophosphotransferase family protein; its protein translation is MKNLIKNFLKSNKTFYKCYHVVFSLILKIFGLFIKVRPKQILFVVYGGKRYDDSPRFVYEYMKKSGNYDDYKYVWAFDNVEENLENVSEDEIVKIDTISYFIKALQSGYWITNSSCARGLKFKQKKTKNIFFSHGTAGIKKIGFDLSPENTSFGGFDEKFEKIFIQGTDKEISILKHAWNVDESVLHNLGLPRNDELFEDRDSEKIERLKMKLNVPLDKKVILYAPTFREYKKDSKYANYLSIPFDFALWEKELSEDYVLLVTAHYEVSELLNIPKESNFVFNAFKYPYINDLILISDILVSDYSSIILDYLITGNPYFSYAYDFKEYSENRGLYDGYEEIFLDGPFFEEKELINIIKNMDEKKYNVYAKKQKKIFLASDSSVVASVVKNIFEEE
- a CDS encoding EpsG family protein, yielding MESRYHDMFFFSIEYLFFCLILLFVMLIIKSVLKKKNSGLITGFTVLVIISAIRVNTGSDYFNYYSMYNNSIRYYNSVSDIFRSGFQQGYMVLSYLVKQTFENEFFIFFVCAVIINSLIFYIISKYSPYPLLSVSLYLFMGYFLISLNILKQSLAMSVMFLAVIFFLKKRYLLFTILCLISTYFHITALVFVAILLIAKFTKVRLSLNVLYLSVFFSFLVLPFSNVVFKLAANISIFSKYQMYLESPLDRGDMRFIVNVLFFVIIHTIILHIIIKNIQNGKIKINNFEYILLKVMIIGLMLSIVSLRLYYINRISYYCFQLLILLIPLLVSKLSKIEIRTLVRKKIIMGLMVYSLIFTVLSGENNYYNYSTIFNDLPVSVMDFVGRGGRK
- a CDS encoding lipopolysaccharide biosynthesis protein, yielding MNGSDRAQKSMKNISYALIGQISALLISFILRMVFVRSLGKDYLGIDSLFVSIVSMLSLAELGVGSAINYSLYRPISENNVERIKSLMFFYKNIYKKIGIAIFVIGISITPIIIKSAEGNINNIGIYFILFVINSGISYFYSYKKTLVIADQHRHITIIYRYSFYFIMVLIQLIILLVWKNYFLYLVIMLIFTFLENFFMSKKADQLYPYLKEKKISPLDKNIKKEILKNTYAMSFHKIGGVVVNSTDNIVITKFLGLSVVGMYSNYLLITNSLNMIFGQIFSSIIASIGNLGVEESKERVETTFNAVFFYCFFIVSFSTVMLYILLNPFIRIWVGSSYILNNTIVIFICINFFIVQIRRGVLTFRDALGLYWFDRYKPIIESVLNIFLSVFFVQILGLSGVLIGTILSMVLTSVWIEPYILYKHAFNKKPYHYFVKLAFYSSVTFIFAAIITVLKNKILLLELNNSLIEFMIILLVSVFTYIILFVAIFFRNAYLKKILKKMKVFNVGV
- a CDS encoding glycosyltransferase, producing MERILHCLPGNLDVGGIENFIININRYIDKTNYKFDYIVHKKDKNFYEDEVNSLGGKIYRLPNKSKNFIEYKKQFIKIVKNYNIIHIHSVYAFTFFEAYWAKKMGVKVILHSHNSSASFKRRMLHYILKNSQDRYIDLRLSCSSAATKWMFRKRSQNKTVYIRNGFDIHKYRFNKLSRDKLRQYYDIGEKDIVLGNTSRFSAQKNPLFTIDIFNKLYLNDDRYRLVLVGEGDLKKEIENKIKELKLIDVVKIIDGVKNVEDYLSMFDLFIFPSLYEGLGISLLEAQINGLNCLISQNIPEEAIILKEKIFILSNEHIEEWQKCILNINFNELRLVSLEEFEDFDVKNVVNEIEKKYFKLMLTK